Proteins encoded by one window of Cellvibrio sp. KY-GH-1:
- a CDS encoding CDP-alcohol phosphatidyltransferase family protein, producing MQSTQTYRELRIIGFAGLLIIAGVSCLFSVYSTNTIHSLQYFFICSSLWLFGYWQTWRRLELNRPQQNAPLFNDLGWANQLTILRGGLIALTGGFLIQPVPSGLTAWMPGILYGIAATLDRIDGFVARRTQRTSLLGSELDTVFDALGLLIAPVLAIQLGKLAWSFFAVSAAYYLFIFGLYWRQKNSLPVFPLLPSQLRRAFAGFQMGFVAFILLPAFSSEITKLLGIAFMLPILIGFLIDWLVVSGRIDGTKPQTIKYFSRINHISQTLLQPGLRLIVAILLLGIAHHTFHQNPLITILVGVLALLVISGTGARTTALVLLLGAGFLLSQGSINVLPSAANPETNSFYQTTFLFATSWLLLLGPGKFCLWRGDDNWVNRQDGAR from the coding sequence ATGCAAAGCACACAAACTTATCGAGAGTTGCGCATAATTGGTTTCGCCGGATTACTGATCATTGCAGGAGTCAGTTGCCTTTTCAGCGTTTACTCCACAAACACAATCCATTCACTGCAATATTTTTTTATTTGTAGCAGTCTTTGGCTATTTGGTTACTGGCAAACGTGGCGACGCCTTGAATTAAATCGCCCACAGCAAAATGCACCACTATTTAATGACCTTGGCTGGGCCAATCAACTGACTATTTTGCGCGGTGGATTGATTGCACTCACGGGCGGCTTTCTTATACAGCCTGTTCCCTCCGGGTTAACTGCTTGGATGCCCGGAATTTTATACGGTATAGCCGCGACCCTGGATCGCATAGACGGTTTCGTTGCGCGTCGCACCCAAAGAACCAGTTTACTGGGCAGCGAATTGGATACTGTGTTTGATGCCTTGGGTTTGTTGATTGCGCCAGTTTTGGCAATTCAACTGGGCAAATTAGCGTGGAGTTTTTTTGCGGTTAGCGCGGCATATTATCTGTTCATTTTTGGTCTCTATTGGCGACAAAAAAATTCACTCCCTGTTTTTCCATTATTGCCCAGCCAACTGCGCCGCGCGTTCGCCGGTTTTCAAATGGGATTTGTAGCATTCATTTTACTACCCGCCTTTTCATCAGAAATTACTAAACTACTCGGTATCGCTTTTATGTTGCCGATTCTTATTGGTTTTTTAATCGATTGGCTGGTGGTGTCTGGTCGTATTGATGGCACCAAACCGCAAACCATAAAATATTTTTCCCGCATCAATCACATCAGCCAAACACTTTTACAACCAGGCCTGCGTCTGATCGTTGCCATCTTACTCCTAGGTATTGCGCACCACACATTCCATCAAAACCCTCTCATCACTATTTTAGTGGGGGTTCTGGCTTTACTCGTTATCAGCGGCACCGGTGCGCGCACCACAGCGTTAGTGCTGTTACTCGGTGCTGGTTTCCTGTTGAGCCAAGGATCCATAAATGTTTTACCATCAGCGGCAAATCCGGAAACCAATAGCTTTTATCAAACAACATTTTTATTTGCCACCAGCTGGCTGCTGCTACTTGGCCCGGGGAAATTTTGCCTATGGCGCGGTGATGATAACTGGGTAAACCGCCAGGACGGTGCGCGATGA
- a CDS encoding lysylphosphatidylglycerol synthase transmembrane domain-containing protein — protein sequence MIKAKMVIALLWITALLLAGWTLAQLPVAEIGARLSSVKLNDYAPWVLANIAILLLSNYRWWMLSKAVKAPINFWRLLFIKQAGQSISFITPGPQFGGEPLQIYWLWQSSKIALHKALLSLGLDRFFELWVNFSILILGVILLSVSTANTTASWEHILITLLNVIGLLSLVGFILIKQPQWLSQRLNTVAHQWQTHRYLHSVKTQWNLLTDDLRCCLHTERKILLSALLISLLGWAGLFIELQLILWMSDANTNLTGFLLIFVAMRLAMLLPLPGGVGTIEAAIFWAFSYLSLSMESALTVIALMRLRDAAVLIFGLGCMAGCRHITAKTPAHSPS from the coding sequence ATGATTAAAGCAAAAATGGTCATTGCATTACTTTGGATTACAGCGCTATTGCTTGCTGGATGGACGCTAGCCCAATTGCCAGTTGCTGAAATTGGTGCCCGCCTCAGCAGTGTAAAGCTGAATGATTATGCACCTTGGGTACTTGCCAATATCGCCATCTTATTACTCAGTAACTATCGCTGGTGGATGTTGAGTAAGGCAGTAAAAGCACCAATCAACTTCTGGCGCCTACTCTTTATCAAACAAGCGGGACAAAGTATTAGCTTTATTACACCTGGGCCACAATTCGGTGGCGAACCGCTGCAAATATATTGGCTGTGGCAGAGCTCAAAAATCGCCTTACACAAAGCCTTGCTATCCTTGGGATTGGATCGATTCTTTGAACTCTGGGTGAACTTTTCGATACTAATACTCGGAGTCATACTACTCAGCGTATCGACAGCTAATACAACGGCCAGTTGGGAACATATTCTAATCACGTTACTTAACGTAATTGGCCTGTTATCACTAGTCGGGTTTATTTTGATAAAACAACCACAGTGGCTAAGCCAGCGTCTAAACACAGTAGCTCATCAATGGCAAACACATCGCTATTTGCATTCCGTTAAAACGCAGTGGAATTTGCTCACTGATGATTTGCGCTGCTGCTTACACACTGAGCGAAAAATATTGCTGAGCGCCTTGCTGATTTCGCTTCTTGGCTGGGCCGGTTTGTTTATCGAGTTGCAATTAATTCTGTGGATGTCAGACGCGAACACCAACCTTACCGGCTTTTTATTAATATTTGTCGCCATGCGTTTGGCGATGCTATTACCTCTGCCGGGTGGCGTTGGCACCATTGAGGCAGCAATTTTCTGGGCATTTAGTTATTTGAGCTTGTCGATGGAATCCGCATTAACGGTCATTGCATTAATGCGTTTGCGGGACGCCGCCGTATTAATTTTTGGACTGGGCTGTATGGCTGGCTGCCGACACATCACAGCAAAAACGCCGGCACATTCACCAAGCTAA
- a CDS encoding VIT domain-containing protein, whose product MPVVKLIVLFFLLGLSQYSLSAPSEVQTVPNGQWASVKILENGKSRSSVKVKLFSYKNDILLFEFTEKSKKCFSVNNLSDYLSVEITNLCPDEEIPIDKLSLNGTQLELVSGDTHYFFVKEKVRAISSKALSSVWEWGNSESGGEAYGLNIYPDNNVQLTSHNEGESHMARLIMADDYMPYIVMEDTFIPVFYRGSHLDVVIDEKRSFQRTHKKLPSQFMTDENGLPVEIEHFSVSAKINGDLAETTIDIRFRTLDSRDTEVAFSLPLPASASVSGYSLDVNDRMVPAVVVPKEEARDALETLESRGVDPAIAELTQNNKFQTEIYPVSKENPRRIQIQYQETLQAVDGTYRYSIPLDILGKFKQIALDIELEGIDAISHSPSSVIRTRQFKTYTTSKNKKILRFNADNFSADSELAFNLKPQKVSALQVQSGSDENIYFRLPLHLNAAPFTPESILVLWDTSLSMKAYHVQYLVWLIAVRREFPAANIRVQLFSTDNQQPVNLTTSVDAVKSFASGIVYDGASDLNNIKGLVASKEVANEQVASAQDSTLLLFSDATHSVGLLDLQGVSEPVYAVYPDARTSNMPLLETLAAKGNLTRVNNLSVNEFFSVLDDVDVKSKSNNILVKRRFDTKNPIEILGALSKDDLPSSLVVNIDGETKELLVTDGNLLEGKSIQYQWATNKIQPLLINPQQHKQAIIDAGMKHSIVTPYTSLLVLENLDDYVEFGVKPPALFDPDNEYDELRAEHVAQESKAKRKTREELLVAWKQRVAWYEDPVAFNQQFLKEKKARESSALDEVMVTGARASASTGDSVEEVVVQNLGDFDGGIKVVAWNPDTPYMKAIRAAPIEKAYITYLQQRNEYVANMSFYMDVAKYFFDNKQSEIAYKILSNISELMPEKMLAQRLVAYTLIEYQQWEPALLYLNFVNEIVPYEATSKRDLAVLLERMATSETPGLIAQSANYYWQSILLDDSFQHDLAITTIGELNNLIQVWNVDPNSISGFDQRFISAMEFDLRVVISWTNDQADMDLHLHEPDKTEVYYGNRYSKSGAWLPFDNTSGFGPEEYLLKSAGKGIYKVAADFYSNSSVETFGPVTVHVDIYRNYGRKNQVHKATTVRLDNEKDASDLAEITVH is encoded by the coding sequence ATGCCTGTTGTTAAGCTGATAGTGTTATTTTTCCTGCTTGGTTTATCGCAATATTCTTTATCTGCTCCGTCTGAGGTTCAGACTGTGCCTAATGGCCAATGGGCGTCTGTGAAAATCCTGGAAAATGGTAAGAGTCGATCCTCTGTAAAGGTTAAGCTGTTTTCCTATAAAAATGACATCCTGTTATTTGAGTTTACGGAAAAATCAAAAAAATGCTTCAGTGTAAATAACCTGAGCGATTATCTATCGGTAGAAATTACTAATCTTTGCCCTGATGAAGAAATTCCTATCGACAAGTTATCTTTAAATGGCACTCAATTAGAATTGGTTAGTGGCGATACGCACTATTTTTTCGTTAAAGAGAAGGTGCGCGCTATTTCCAGTAAGGCCTTGAGTAGTGTTTGGGAATGGGGTAATTCAGAAAGTGGTGGCGAAGCCTATGGGCTTAATATCTACCCGGATAACAATGTTCAGTTGACCTCCCATAACGAGGGCGAAAGCCATATGGCGCGCTTGATTATGGCGGATGACTACATGCCTTATATTGTTATGGAAGATACATTTATCCCTGTTTTTTATAGAGGCTCACACCTGGATGTTGTTATAGATGAAAAGCGCTCTTTTCAGCGAACCCATAAGAAATTGCCTTCACAATTTATGACGGATGAAAATGGGTTGCCGGTAGAGATAGAGCATTTTTCCGTAAGTGCAAAAATCAACGGTGACCTGGCAGAAACAACTATTGATATTCGTTTTAGAACCCTGGATTCCCGTGATACTGAAGTGGCTTTCAGTTTGCCATTACCTGCATCTGCCAGTGTAAGTGGGTATAGCCTGGATGTGAATGACCGTATGGTTCCCGCCGTTGTGGTACCCAAAGAGGAGGCGAGGGATGCGTTGGAAACACTGGAGTCGCGCGGCGTAGATCCGGCCATTGCCGAACTTACGCAAAACAATAAATTTCAAACAGAAATATATCCCGTCAGCAAGGAGAATCCGCGTCGTATACAAATTCAGTACCAGGAAACCTTACAAGCAGTTGATGGGACGTATCGCTATAGTATTCCGCTGGATATTCTAGGTAAGTTCAAACAGATTGCCCTCGATATTGAGCTGGAGGGTATTGATGCTATCAGTCATTCACCTTCCTCAGTTATTCGTACCAGGCAATTTAAAACCTATACAACCAGCAAAAATAAAAAGATCCTGCGTTTCAATGCGGACAATTTCTCTGCTGATTCAGAGTTGGCGTTTAATCTAAAACCTCAGAAAGTTTCTGCCTTGCAGGTGCAATCTGGCAGCGATGAAAACATCTATTTTCGTTTGCCACTGCATCTGAACGCAGCACCATTTACACCTGAAAGTATACTGGTCTTGTGGGATACCTCATTATCCATGAAGGCTTATCATGTGCAGTATTTGGTTTGGTTAATAGCCGTCCGGCGCGAATTTCCTGCGGCAAATATCCGCGTCCAACTTTTTTCAACCGATAATCAACAACCAGTGAATTTGACAACATCTGTCGATGCGGTTAAATCCTTCGCGTCGGGTATTGTTTATGACGGCGCATCTGATCTGAATAACATTAAGGGCCTTGTTGCAAGTAAGGAGGTAGCAAATGAGCAGGTAGCAAGTGCGCAGGATTCAACGCTGTTGCTCTTTTCTGACGCTACCCATTCGGTGGGGCTGCTCGATTTGCAAGGCGTTTCCGAACCTGTCTATGCAGTTTATCCTGATGCTCGTACCAGCAATATGCCGCTGCTGGAGACTCTCGCAGCGAAAGGTAATCTGACAAGGGTAAATAATCTTTCAGTTAATGAATTCTTCTCTGTGCTGGATGATGTGGATGTAAAATCCAAAAGTAACAATATTCTTGTGAAACGACGCTTCGATACAAAAAATCCAATAGAAATTTTGGGGGCTCTTAGTAAGGATGATTTGCCTTCTAGCCTTGTCGTTAATATTGATGGGGAAACGAAAGAGCTCCTTGTAACAGATGGCAATCTTTTGGAGGGAAAGTCGATCCAATATCAGTGGGCTACCAATAAAATTCAGCCGTTATTGATTAATCCTCAGCAGCATAAACAAGCCATTATTGATGCGGGAATGAAACATTCGATTGTTACACCCTACACAAGTCTTTTGGTGTTGGAAAACCTGGATGATTACGTTGAATTTGGCGTGAAGCCGCCGGCGCTATTTGATCCGGACAATGAATACGACGAGCTAAGGGCGGAACATGTTGCGCAAGAATCTAAAGCTAAAAGGAAAACTCGAGAGGAGTTATTGGTAGCATGGAAACAACGAGTGGCCTGGTATGAAGACCCGGTAGCGTTTAATCAGCAGTTTCTGAAAGAGAAGAAAGCGCGAGAATCGTCAGCGCTCGATGAGGTCATGGTTACAGGCGCAAGAGCGAGTGCATCAACAGGCGATAGTGTTGAAGAGGTTGTTGTACAGAACCTTGGTGATTTTGATGGTGGAATTAAGGTGGTGGCCTGGAATCCGGATACCCCCTATATGAAGGCTATAAGAGCTGCGCCAATCGAGAAGGCATACATAACCTATTTGCAGCAGCGCAATGAGTATGTTGCAAATATGTCATTTTATATGGATGTTGCTAAATATTTCTTTGACAATAAACAATCAGAAATTGCTTATAAAATACTGAGTAACATTAGCGAACTTATGCCAGAAAAAATGCTGGCTCAGCGGTTGGTAGCCTACACATTGATTGAATATCAGCAATGGGAGCCTGCACTTTTATACCTGAATTTTGTTAATGAGATAGTCCCGTATGAGGCGACGAGTAAACGCGACCTGGCTGTTTTGTTAGAGCGTATGGCGACTTCCGAGACACCCGGGTTAATTGCTCAATCTGCTAATTACTATTGGCAATCCATTCTACTGGATGACAGTTTTCAACATGACCTTGCCATTACGACTATTGGGGAATTGAATAATTTAATTCAGGTTTGGAACGTTGATCCCAACAGTATTTCTGGTTTTGATCAGCGTTTTATCAGCGCCATGGAGTTTGATTTGCGTGTGGTCATTTCCTGGACTAACGACCAGGCGGATATGGATTTACATCTGCATGAACCGGATAAAACAGAAGTTTACTATGGCAATCGCTATTCCAAATCCGGTGCGTGGCTGCCATTTGATAACACCAGCGGGTTTGGCCCGGAAGAATATCTGTTGAAATCGGCCGGTAAGGGAATTTATAAAGTCGCCGCGGATTTTTACTCAAATAGTTCTGTAGAAACCTTCGGGCCGGTTACGGTACACGTGGATATTTATCGCAATTACGGTAGAAAGAATCAGGTGCATAAAGCAACTACTGTGCGTCTGGACAACGAAAAGGATGCGTCGGACTTGGCCGAAATTACAGTGCATTAA
- a CDS encoding metal-dependent hydrolase, translating to MAPGAHLLISWLATVEVFKERRERALVTLCGVAPDLDGAGLVVDLITGTTSYYVKYHHYLGHSIISAVFLATFATCFAKSQKALVWLASLLVVHLHMLCDLVGSRGPDGYQWPIYYFYPLNSKGVTWYGQWELNAWQNQLIMLLLFALCAYYLVTRKITFLEVFSKHLDKAAIGLYETYLVKKK from the coding sequence ATGGCTCCAGGTGCTCATCTATTAATAAGTTGGTTGGCAACTGTTGAAGTTTTTAAAGAGCGCAGGGAGCGCGCGTTGGTCACTCTTTGTGGTGTGGCACCAGATCTGGATGGTGCAGGGTTAGTGGTTGACCTGATCACCGGAACTACAAGCTATTATGTGAAATACCATCATTATCTTGGCCACTCTATTATTTCTGCAGTATTTTTGGCTACATTCGCAACCTGTTTTGCCAAATCTCAAAAAGCCCTTGTTTGGCTTGCTTCTTTATTAGTTGTGCATTTGCATATGCTCTGTGATCTTGTTGGTTCCAGGGGGCCTGATGGCTATCAGTGGCCGATATATTATTTCTATCCCTTAAATTCCAAAGGTGTAACTTGGTATGGCCAATGGGAATTGAATGCGTGGCAAAATCAGTTGATTATGCTGTTGCTTTTTGCGCTTTGTGCCTATTATCTAGTAACTAGAAAAATCACATTCCTTGAAGTGTTCAGTAAACACCTGGATAAGGCCGCAATTGGGTTGTATGAAACTTATCTGGTGAAGAAAAAATAG
- a CDS encoding 6-carboxytetrahydropterin synthase, translated as MYSLGVRRDFIANHYLVGGDWGAENFPHAHHYIAEVIIESAQLDKHGYLVDIVEVEAALNSTITYFRDSLLNDKPEFAGLNPSIEHFSRIISEKLLAAINPPGSGSFTVKLWENDFCWAAYRKDF; from the coding sequence TTTTATTGCAAATCATTATTTAGTGGGTGGCGATTGGGGTGCAGAAAACTTTCCCCATGCTCATCATTATATCGCTGAAGTTATTATCGAAAGTGCGCAGCTGGATAAACACGGTTATCTGGTAGATATTGTAGAAGTTGAAGCAGCATTAAATAGCACAATCACTTATTTTCGCGACTCACTGTTAAATGACAAACCTGAATTTGCCGGCTTGAATCCCAGTATTGAACATTTCAGTCGCATCATCAGCGAAAAATTACTCGCCGCCATTAACCCACCCGGAAGCGGATCTTTCACCGTAAAACTTTGGGAAAATGATTTTTGTTGGGCGGCGTATAGGAAGGATTTCTGA